A stretch of Paludisphaera borealis DNA encodes these proteins:
- the ndk gene encoding nucleoside-diphosphate kinase — MQKTLIILKPDCVQRRLAGEIIARFEAKGLRIAALKLIQVDRALGEKHYAEHAGKPFFEGLIDFITGGPVVVGVLEGNEAISVVRSMLGATNGVAAAPGTIRGDFSISKQNNLVHGSDSPESATREIALWFKPGEVVDYTVAGAQWVFDGA; from the coding sequence ATGCAGAAAACTTTGATCATCCTTAAGCCCGATTGCGTTCAACGACGGCTGGCCGGCGAGATCATCGCCCGGTTCGAGGCCAAGGGCCTGCGGATCGCCGCGCTCAAGCTGATCCAGGTCGATCGGGCGCTGGGCGAGAAGCACTACGCCGAGCACGCGGGCAAGCCGTTCTTCGAGGGGCTGATCGACTTCATCACGGGCGGGCCGGTCGTGGTCGGCGTGCTCGAAGGCAACGAAGCGATCAGCGTCGTGCGGTCGATGCTCGGAGCGACCAACGGCGTCGCCGCCGCGCCCGGGACGATCCGCGGCGATTTCTCGATCAGCAAGCAGAACAACCTCGTCCACGGCAGCGACAGCCCCGAGTCGGCCACGCGCGAGATCGCCCTCTGGTTCAAGCCCGGCGAGGTCGTCGACTACACCGTGGCCGGTGCCCAGTGGGTCTTCGACGGCGCCTGA
- a CDS encoding Hsp70 family protein, whose product MASFVGIDLGTTNSVVARRNAYGRPEVIANREGANITPSVIYFGVDPPVVGQEAKEWARLGDAEIASFFKPHMGSPLYQLEFHGKTYSAADLAAIVLKKLKDDAEAAIGDEIDRAVITVPAYFGDAQRKATIAAGNAAGLEVLRIINEPTAATLAYGLNKPGAEDETVLIYDLGGGTFDVTVARITADDIAVLATAGDHDLGGKNWDDRIATFLAEQFAAETGFDPLDDPVALNEVLVRSEQAKWALSERSSTRVTLQLGAQRKTYEISREEFEAMTSPLMDRTRRLTEEALDEAGLSWHRLDGVLLVGGSTRMPMVRSYVTRTAGKAPRTGVNVDEVVALGAAVQAAMEAGQSIGDATPKFTLGGGGTGTATTARRVTDVMSHSLGVVAVNPEGTAYVNDVVIRRNVAIPAENVRSYIHATHGGANTRLEVYLTQGESPSPLDCTVLGKYVFTGIHPSDAEVKIDVGLSYDANGVVQVRATQRDSGHRLAMTVEAVPDDLSWMGEPPEMVAVGGPERIRVMLLMDVSSSIMGAPLIEAQTAAREFLDRCDFTTTEVGLISFSSVVNLQSPPTSNVRRLHAAIHRLEAEGSTNLTDALEMARGQLVADDWKRYVVILTDGFPDAPESAVEQAQGARGQGIDVVAIGTGAADREYLSRLASSEAASIFVKGGELVQTFGHIARVIAEGGRSLRVMNKV is encoded by the coding sequence ATGGCGAGCTTCGTCGGGATCGACCTGGGGACGACCAACTCGGTGGTGGCGCGTCGGAATGCGTATGGCAGGCCGGAGGTGATCGCCAATCGCGAGGGGGCGAACATCACGCCGTCGGTGATCTACTTCGGCGTCGATCCGCCGGTGGTCGGGCAGGAGGCCAAGGAATGGGCGCGGCTGGGGGACGCCGAGATCGCCAGCTTCTTCAAGCCGCACATGGGGAGCCCGCTCTACCAGCTTGAGTTCCACGGCAAGACTTACTCGGCGGCCGACCTCGCGGCGATCGTGCTCAAGAAGCTCAAGGACGACGCGGAAGCGGCGATCGGCGACGAGATCGACCGGGCCGTGATCACCGTGCCGGCGTACTTCGGCGACGCCCAGCGGAAGGCGACCATCGCCGCCGGGAACGCCGCCGGGCTCGAAGTGCTGCGGATCATCAACGAGCCCACCGCGGCGACCCTCGCCTACGGTCTGAACAAGCCTGGCGCCGAGGACGAGACGGTCCTGATCTACGACCTCGGCGGCGGCACGTTCGACGTCACCGTCGCCCGGATCACGGCCGACGACATCGCCGTGCTGGCCACGGCCGGCGACCACGACCTGGGAGGCAAGAACTGGGACGACCGCATCGCCACCTTCCTGGCCGAGCAGTTCGCGGCCGAGACCGGCTTCGACCCGCTCGACGACCCCGTCGCCTTGAACGAAGTCCTCGTCCGCAGCGAACAGGCCAAGTGGGCGCTCTCGGAACGATCCTCGACCCGCGTCACCCTTCAACTCGGCGCCCAGCGCAAGACCTATGAGATCTCGCGCGAAGAGTTCGAGGCCATGACCTCCCCGCTGATGGATCGGACCCGAAGGCTGACCGAGGAGGCGCTCGACGAGGCCGGTCTCTCGTGGCACAGGCTCGACGGCGTCTTGCTCGTCGGCGGCTCGACCCGGATGCCGATGGTCCGGTCGTACGTGACCAGGACGGCCGGCAAGGCCCCACGCACCGGGGTCAACGTCGACGAGGTCGTGGCGCTCGGCGCGGCGGTCCAGGCCGCGATGGAAGCCGGCCAGTCGATCGGCGACGCCACGCCCAAATTCACGCTCGGAGGAGGCGGGACCGGCACGGCGACGACGGCGCGACGGGTGACCGACGTGATGTCGCACAGCCTGGGGGTGGTCGCGGTCAACCCCGAGGGGACGGCCTACGTCAACGACGTCGTGATCCGCCGCAACGTGGCGATCCCGGCCGAGAACGTCCGGTCTTACATCCACGCCACCCACGGCGGGGCGAATACAAGGCTCGAAGTCTATCTGACCCAGGGGGAGAGCCCCTCGCCGCTCGACTGCACGGTCCTGGGCAAGTACGTCTTCACGGGTATCCACCCGAGCGACGCGGAGGTGAAAATCGACGTCGGCCTGTCGTACGACGCCAACGGCGTGGTTCAGGTGCGGGCGACCCAGCGCGACAGCGGACATCGGCTGGCCATGACGGTCGAGGCCGTCCCCGACGATCTCTCGTGGATGGGCGAGCCCCCCGAGATGGTGGCCGTCGGCGGTCCCGAGCGGATTCGGGTGATGCTCTTGATGGACGTCTCGTCGAGCATTATGGGCGCGCCGCTCATCGAAGCCCAGACCGCCGCGCGCGAGTTCCTCGACCGTTGCGACTTCACGACGACCGAGGTCGGCTTGATCTCGTTCTCCAGCGTCGTGAACTTGCAGTCGCCCCCCACCAGCAACGTCCGCCGGCTGCACGCCGCGATCCACCGCCTGGAAGCCGAGGGGAGCACCAACCTGACCGACGCCCTGGAGATGGCCCGCGGCCAGCTCGTCGCCGACGACTGGAAGCGATACGTCGTGATCCTGACCGACGGCTTCCCGGACGCCCCCGAGAGCGCGGTCGAACAGGCGCAAGGGGCGCGAGGGCAGGGGATCGACGTCGTCGCGATCGGCACGGGCGCCGCCGACCGCGAGTACCTGAGCCGGCTGGCCAGCAGCGAGGCGGCGTCGATCTTCGTCAAGGGGGGCGAGCTGGTCCAGACCTTCGGCCATATCGCCCGCGTCATCGCCGAGGGAGGCCGCTCGCTGCGGGTGATGAACAAAGTATGA
- a CDS encoding Mov34/MPN/PAD-1 family protein, which translates to MGTPSYRPEGFAAPLEIPADVVEAMVAHCQREAPLECCGLLGGEPPRVSSFHPLRNAAASPTRYDADPRDLIAAVVDLRRRGAEILAIYHSHPRWAAVPSATDLRENHYGAVPRIIVSLLTEPPDVRVWRLEPESYEELAWSVVQPAGTALHDPHRAE; encoded by the coding sequence TTGGGAACGCCCTCGTATCGCCCTGAAGGCTTCGCGGCGCCGCTGGAGATCCCCGCCGACGTCGTCGAAGCCATGGTCGCGCACTGCCAGCGCGAGGCCCCCCTCGAATGCTGCGGCCTGCTGGGGGGCGAGCCCCCGCGCGTCTCGTCGTTCCACCCGCTCCGCAACGCCGCCGCCAGCCCGACCCGCTACGACGCCGACCCCCGCGACCTGATCGCCGCGGTCGTCGACCTCCGCCGGCGCGGGGCCGAGATCCTGGCCATCTATCACTCCCACCCGCGGTGGGCGGCCGTCCCGAGCGCCACCGATCTTCGCGAGAACCACTACGGGGCCGTCCCCCGGATCATCGTCTCGCTGCTCACCGAGCCGCCGGACGTCCGGGTCTGGCGGCTCGAACCCGAATCGTACGAGGAACTCGCCTGGTCCGTCGTTCAGCCGGCGGGGACGGCGTTGCACGATCCGCATCGGGCCGAATAG
- a CDS encoding Hsp70 family protein has protein sequence MSEGLKRVYGIDLGTTYSAIAYVDEHGKSVVVPNQESERITPSVVLFDGESVIVGNTAKESSKIEPHRVVSRIKQHMGDPNFVFDHDGQSYSPEDISSFILRKIVGDAELALGETITDVVVTCPAYFGTPEREATANAGRLAGLNVRAILNEPTAAAVAYGLEQGEDQTVLVYDLGGGTFDVTMIDIKDRLIRVICTGGDHRLGGTLWDEAIVMYLAEQFREQTGETSDPLDDPEVLNDLFLQAERGKKTLTQREKAPFRVTHAGKQARVELDRAKFEEVTKHLIDRTLELTHEMLTDARAKGHDRFDKIILVGGSTRMPQVHSRLVAEFNLEPETFDPDEAVAKGAALFGLKESLQEGVQEMLAGRDGESDDDDRPFDLSAVPEEEVALALDSLERQLGFTLTGPVRELVGTRIVNVLSKSLGVVARDEASREVVVYMLPRNTEVPFERATDFGTDSNDQAAVDIRVMAGERDSAEPTDCQEVGVATLNLPEKLPARSPIRVKFAINRDGRLNVTAVDLTAGGSIDVEFQTEAVMDSAEVDERSTALRLLTVS, from the coding sequence ATGTCTGAAGGTCTGAAACGCGTCTACGGGATCGACCTGGGCACGACGTACTCGGCGATCGCGTACGTGGACGAGCACGGCAAATCGGTCGTCGTACCGAACCAGGAGAGCGAGCGGATCACGCCGTCGGTGGTCCTGTTCGACGGCGAGTCCGTCATCGTCGGCAACACGGCGAAGGAGTCGTCGAAGATCGAGCCCCACCGCGTGGTCTCGCGGATCAAGCAGCACATGGGCGATCCGAATTTCGTCTTCGATCACGACGGCCAATCGTACAGTCCGGAAGACATCTCGTCGTTCATCCTCCGCAAGATCGTGGGCGACGCCGAGCTGGCGCTGGGCGAGACGATCACCGACGTCGTCGTCACCTGCCCGGCGTACTTCGGCACGCCCGAGCGCGAGGCGACGGCCAACGCCGGCCGGCTCGCCGGTCTCAACGTCCGGGCGATCCTCAACGAGCCGACCGCCGCCGCCGTCGCCTACGGGCTCGAACAGGGCGAAGATCAGACGGTTCTGGTCTACGACCTCGGCGGCGGCACGTTCGACGTCACCATGATCGACATCAAGGACCGCCTGATCCGCGTCATCTGCACCGGCGGCGACCATCGCCTGGGGGGGACGCTCTGGGACGAGGCGATCGTGATGTACCTCGCCGAGCAATTCCGCGAGCAGACCGGCGAAACGTCCGACCCGCTCGACGACCCCGAGGTGCTAAACGACCTGTTCCTCCAGGCCGAGCGCGGCAAGAAGACGCTCACCCAGCGTGAGAAGGCGCCGTTCCGCGTGACCCACGCCGGCAAGCAGGCCCGCGTCGAACTCGACCGGGCCAAGTTCGAGGAAGTCACCAAGCACCTGATCGACCGCACGCTCGAATTGACGCATGAGATGCTGACCGACGCCCGGGCCAAGGGGCACGACCGGTTCGACAAGATCATCCTGGTCGGCGGCTCGACCCGCATGCCGCAAGTCCACAGCCGCCTCGTGGCCGAGTTCAACCTCGAACCCGAGACCTTCGACCCCGACGAGGCCGTGGCCAAAGGCGCGGCGCTCTTCGGCCTCAAGGAATCGCTTCAGGAAGGCGTGCAGGAGATGCTCGCCGGCCGCGACGGCGAATCGGACGACGACGACCGCCCCTTCGACCTGAGCGCGGTCCCCGAGGAAGAGGTCGCGTTGGCCCTCGACAGCCTGGAGCGGCAGCTCGGCTTCACCCTCACCGGGCCGGTGCGCGAGCTGGTCGGCACGCGGATCGTCAACGTCCTGTCCAAGAGCCTCGGCGTCGTCGCCCGCGACGAGGCCAGCCGCGAGGTCGTCGTCTACATGCTGCCGCGCAACACCGAAGTGCCGTTCGAACGCGCGACCGATTTCGGCACCGACTCCAACGACCAGGCGGCCGTCGACATCCGCGTGATGGCCGGCGAGCGCGACAGCGCCGAGCCGACCGACTGCCAGGAAGTCGGCGTCGCCACGCTCAACCTCCCCGAGAAGCTGCCGGCCCGCAGCCCGATCCGCGTCAAGTTCGCCATCAACCGCGACGGCCGCCTCAACGTCACCGCCGTCGACCTGACCGCCGGCGGCTCGATCGACGTCGAATTCCAGACCGAAGCCGTCATGGACTCCGCCGAAGTCGACGAACGCTCGACGGCGCTCCGGCTCTTGACCGTGTCGTGA
- the cysK gene encoding cysteine synthase A has translation MKDGSDVASRGRIYDDITQTIGGTPLIRLRKVTDGSKAEVVAKMENFNPLWSVKDRIGVAMIDAAEAEGKVTKDTVVIEATSGNTGIALAFTCAARGYRLVVTMPESMSLERRRLIKAFGAEIILTPAAEGMPGAVRKAEELLKSTPNSFMPQQFKNPANPAIHRRTTAEEIWRDTDGKVDVFVAGVGTGGTITGVGEVLKSRKPSVQIIAVEPTNSPVIEQKRRHEPLRPGQHKIQGLGAGFIPDALNMDVIDDVVAVRDDDAFEMTRRLAREEGMLCGISSGAAAFGAIAVARRPENAGKLVVVLLPDLGERYLSTPLFPEA, from the coding sequence ATGAAAGATGGGTCGGATGTGGCGTCGCGCGGTCGGATCTACGACGACATCACGCAGACGATCGGCGGCACGCCCCTGATCCGTCTCCGAAAAGTCACCGACGGCAGCAAGGCCGAGGTGGTGGCGAAGATGGAGAATTTCAATCCGCTCTGGTCGGTGAAGGACCGGATCGGAGTGGCGATGATCGACGCGGCCGAGGCTGAAGGCAAGGTCACGAAAGACACCGTCGTGATCGAGGCGACCAGCGGCAACACGGGCATCGCGCTGGCCTTCACCTGCGCCGCTCGAGGGTACCGGCTCGTCGTCACCATGCCGGAAAGCATGAGCCTCGAGCGCCGCCGGTTGATCAAGGCGTTCGGCGCCGAGATCATCCTGACCCCCGCCGCCGAGGGCATGCCGGGCGCGGTCCGCAAGGCCGAGGAGCTGCTCAAGAGCACGCCTAACTCGTTCATGCCCCAGCAGTTCAAGAACCCCGCCAACCCCGCGATCCACCGCCGCACCACGGCCGAGGAAATCTGGCGCGACACCGACGGCAAGGTCGACGTCTTCGTCGCCGGCGTGGGGACGGGCGGAACGATCACCGGCGTCGGCGAGGTGCTCAAGAGCCGCAAGCCATCGGTCCAGATCATCGCCGTCGAGCCGACCAACTCGCCGGTCATCGAACAGAAGCGGCGGCACGAGCCGCTCCGTCCGGGGCAGCACAAGATCCAGGGCCTTGGCGCGGGGTTCATCCCCGACGCCCTCAACATGGACGTCATTGACGACGTGGTCGCCGTCCGCGACGACGACGCGTTCGAGATGACGCGCCGCCTCGCCCGCGAAGAAGGCATGCTCTGCGGGATCTCCAGCGGCGCCGCCGCGTTCGGAGCGATCGCCGTGGCGCGGCGTCCCGAGAACGCCGGCAAGCTCGTCGTGGTCCTCCTGCCCGACCTCGGCGAACGCTACCTCTCGACCCCTCTCTTCCCCGAGGCCTGA
- a CDS encoding Uma2 family endonuclease, with product MTTAAPAKLQGTAQRFVLHDISWEDYQTFLKVLEDRPIRLTYDQGTLELMTPLSLHERYKTLIGRMIDIMTLESRTSVVGVGSTTLNRKRLKRGLEPDQCYYFSNAGKVADWARVDLDVDPPPDLAIEIDVTSDSRHRLGICAALKIPEVWRFDGDRQDVLQLQDPGTYQVVPRSGIFPFVPMEEIGRFLRQYSIGDDTPWAVAFQEWFRETILPRVQNDREGE from the coding sequence ATGACCACGGCCGCACCTGCGAAGCTTCAGGGAACCGCCCAGAGATTCGTGCTTCATGACATTTCCTGGGAGGACTATCAGACCTTCTTGAAAGTCCTGGAAGATCGCCCGATCCGCCTGACTTACGATCAAGGGACGTTGGAACTGATGACGCCCCTCTCCCTTCACGAACGCTACAAAACCTTGATCGGTCGGATGATCGATATCATGACCTTGGAATCGAGAACAAGCGTTGTAGGTGTGGGGTCAACGACGCTCAACCGCAAGCGATTGAAGCGCGGTCTAGAGCCCGATCAGTGCTATTACTTTTCCAACGCCGGCAAAGTCGCCGACTGGGCGCGGGTCGATCTCGACGTCGACCCGCCTCCCGACCTGGCGATCGAGATCGACGTCACCAGCGACTCGCGGCATCGCCTTGGCATTTGCGCCGCCTTGAAGATCCCCGAAGTCTGGCGATTCGACGGCGACCGCCAGGACGTGCTCCAGCTTCAAGATCCAGGGACTTACCAGGTCGTTCCGCGAAGCGGGATCTTCCCGTTCGTGCCCATGGAGGAAATCGGGCGATTCCTCCGTCAATATTCGATCGGCGACGACACCCCTTGGGCCGTAGCCTTCCAAGAGTGGTTCCGCGAGACGATTCTGCCGCGTGTTCAAAACGACCGCGAGGGCGAGTGA
- the ligA gene encoding NAD-dependent DNA ligase LigA: protein MASKDLSKEIENLRAEIERHNRLYYLEAAPEISDREFDRLMARLTEIEAEHPELVTPDSPTQRVGGSPLAQFETVAHTVPMLSIDNTYSYDEIREWDARVRRGLNADEVVKYVVELKVDGVAVSVRYEHGKFVQGATRGDGERGDDVTANLRTVREIPLALKGDAPDLLEVRGEVFMTNAELARINALRKEAGEKPFENPRNSTAGSLKLLDPKICGQRRLRFVSHGLGEYQGIDDPSYFDLVKKVKALGIPVSSHMKRYDAIDQVIEHAQEWETKRNTLDFQTDGLVIKVDDLNQRRRLGARTKSPRWSIAFKYEAEQAITKIVAITVQVGKTGKLTPVAELVPVRLAGTTVKRATLHNADEIARKDVRVGDAVVVQKAGEIIPQVVRVEKDARTGDEVPYYFPEHCPNCGAPVVRDPGEVDYRCSNPPSACTEQLKGRLRQYAHRDSLDIDGLGEKLVEQLVSSGLVRSFVDLYRLDAPTLADLERMGEKSAENLIAGIERSKSRTLDRFLTGLAIRHVGVRTAELLAARFPTLADVRNATLADLEAIPGLGQVVAASVHEFFQDPDHHQLLDQLGAVGVDPQPYQPPTANSADLPFAGKTFVLTGTLPKRTRPEAEVLIKSLGGKVTGSVSKSTTYVLAGADAGKKLDNARKLGVTILDEPEFERLAGAS from the coding sequence ATGGCTTCAAAGGATCTGAGCAAAGAGATCGAGAACCTCCGCGCCGAGATCGAGCGGCACAACCGGCTTTACTATCTCGAAGCCGCCCCCGAGATCAGCGACCGCGAGTTCGACCGACTGATGGCTCGGCTGACCGAGATCGAGGCCGAACACCCCGAGCTGGTCACGCCCGACAGCCCCACCCAGCGCGTCGGCGGCTCGCCGCTCGCCCAGTTCGAGACCGTGGCGCACACCGTGCCCATGCTCTCGATCGACAACACCTACAGCTACGACGAGATCCGCGAGTGGGACGCCCGCGTTCGTCGCGGGTTGAACGCCGACGAGGTCGTGAAGTACGTCGTCGAGTTGAAGGTCGACGGCGTCGCGGTCTCGGTCCGCTACGAGCACGGCAAGTTCGTCCAGGGCGCGACCCGGGGCGACGGTGAGCGCGGCGACGACGTCACCGCCAACCTCCGTACTGTCCGCGAGATCCCCCTGGCCTTGAAAGGCGACGCGCCCGACCTGCTCGAAGTCCGCGGCGAGGTCTTCATGACCAATGCCGAGCTGGCCCGCATCAACGCGCTGCGCAAGGAGGCCGGGGAGAAGCCGTTCGAGAACCCGAGGAACTCCACGGCCGGCTCGCTCAAGCTGCTCGACCCGAAGATCTGCGGCCAGCGCCGGCTCCGGTTCGTGTCGCACGGCCTCGGCGAGTATCAAGGCATCGACGACCCCTCGTATTTCGATCTCGTCAAGAAGGTCAAGGCGCTGGGAATCCCCGTCAGCTCCCACATGAAGCGGTACGACGCGATCGACCAGGTCATCGAGCACGCCCAGGAATGGGAGACGAAGCGGAACACGCTCGACTTCCAGACCGACGGCCTGGTGATCAAGGTCGACGACCTCAACCAGCGGCGGCGGCTGGGGGCGCGGACCAAGAGCCCGAGGTGGTCGATCGCCTTCAAGTACGAGGCCGAGCAGGCGATCACGAAGATTGTGGCGATCACCGTGCAGGTCGGCAAGACCGGCAAGCTGACGCCCGTCGCCGAGCTGGTCCCGGTCCGGCTCGCCGGCACGACGGTCAAGCGGGCGACGCTCCACAACGCCGACGAGATCGCCCGCAAGGACGTCCGGGTCGGCGACGCCGTGGTCGTCCAGAAGGCCGGCGAGATCATCCCCCAGGTCGTCCGCGTCGAGAAGGACGCCCGCACCGGCGACGAGGTCCCGTACTACTTCCCCGAGCACTGCCCGAACTGCGGCGCGCCGGTCGTCCGCGACCCCGGCGAGGTCGACTACCGTTGCTCGAACCCCCCTTCCGCTTGCACCGAGCAGCTCAAGGGGAGGCTTCGCCAGTACGCGCACCGCGACTCGCTCGACATCGACGGCCTGGGCGAAAAGCTCGTCGAGCAGCTCGTGTCGTCGGGGCTCGTTCGCTCTTTCGTCGACCTGTACCGGCTCGACGCGCCGACGCTGGCGGACCTCGAACGCATGGGCGAGAAGTCGGCCGAGAACCTGATCGCGGGGATCGAGCGGAGCAAGAGCCGGACGCTCGACCGCTTCCTCACCGGGCTGGCGATCCGCCACGTCGGCGTGCGGACGGCCGAACTGCTGGCGGCCCGCTTCCCGACGCTCGCCGACGTCCGCAACGCGACGCTCGCCGACCTGGAGGCGATCCCCGGGCTCGGCCAGGTCGTCGCGGCCAGCGTCCACGAGTTCTTCCAGGACCCTGACCATCATCAGCTTCTCGACCAGCTTGGCGCTGTGGGCGTCGACCCCCAGCCGTACCAGCCGCCGACCGCGAACTCCGCCGATTTGCCGTTCGCCGGCAAGACGTTCGTGCTGACCGGAACCCTCCCCAAACGCACCCGGCCGGAAGCCGAGGTCTTGATCAAGAGCCTCGGCGGCAAGGTCACCGGCTCGGTCTCCAAGTCGACGACCTACGTCCTCGCCGGCGCCGACGCGGGGAAGAAGCTCGACAACGCCCGGAAGCTCGGCGTCACGATCCTCGACGAACCCGAATTCGAGCGCCTCGCCGGCGCGTCGTGA
- a CDS encoding Uma2 family endonuclease, with product MATAAPAKLQGTAQRFVLHDISWEDYQTFLKVLEDRPIRLTYDHGTLELMTPLPIHERYKSLFTRMIESLADELEIDYYSFGSMTLPSKLLECGLEPDACFHIASAGKVGDWKQYDAEVGPPPDLAVEIDVTSDSRPRLGIYTALKIPEVWRFDGEKLSVLILRNDKYVPSKKSLSFPLVPTDALAGFVQNYGDGTDRAWAKAFRSWVRETILPRVPNDREEDAT from the coding sequence ATGGCCACGGCCGCACCTGCGAAGCTTCAGGGAACCGCCCAGAGGTTCGTGCTTCACGACATTTCCTGGGAGGACTATCAGACCTTCTTGAAAGTCTTGGAAGATCGCCCGATCCGCTTGACTTACGATCATGGGACGCTGGAACTGATGACGCCACTCCCGATTCACGAGCGGTATAAATCCTTATTCACCCGGATGATCGAGAGTCTCGCGGATGAATTGGAGATCGACTATTACAGCTTCGGGTCGATGACGCTTCCGAGCAAACTCCTCGAATGCGGTCTCGAGCCCGACGCCTGCTTCCACATCGCCAGCGCCGGCAAGGTGGGCGACTGGAAGCAGTACGATGCGGAAGTCGGCCCCCCTCCCGACCTCGCCGTGGAGATCGACGTGACGAGCGACTCGCGACCTCGACTGGGAATCTACACGGCGCTGAAGATTCCCGAAGTCTGGCGATTCGACGGCGAGAAGCTCTCGGTGCTGATCCTTCGAAACGACAAATACGTCCCTTCCAAAAAGAGCCTCTCCTTCCCCCTCGTGCCGACGGACGCACTCGCCGGGTTCGTTCAAAACTACGGCGACGGCACGGACAGGGCCTGGGCCAAGGCGTTCCGAAGCTGGGTCCGCGAGACGATTCTGCCACGGGTTCCGAACGATCGCGAGGAGGATGCGACATGA
- a CDS encoding uracil-DNA glycosylase: MTEAERDFDAERGRLIREVRQRLESLARAGATNLPRVEVEVVSTVVREREAPAPAAVVAVAVESPPIARPRPIEPVAAPKPSPPPAPKPLPVLPARSLFDDSGLAAPVVPPEERPALLAALAEQVAGCRKCPHLAATRTQTVFADGSPTARLMFIGEAPGADEDRTGVPFIGKAGQLLTDMITKGMGLGRQDVYIANILKCRPPENRDPTPEESANCFPYLERQIEIVRPEFICLLGRIATSTLLHTALSMSRLRGRWHRVHGVPTIATYHPAYLLRNPAAKKDAWEDLQMLMRAMGLAVPKRKGPAE; the protein is encoded by the coding sequence TTGACCGAGGCGGAAAGGGATTTCGACGCCGAGCGAGGACGACTGATTCGCGAGGTGCGCCAGCGGCTGGAATCGCTGGCCAGGGCCGGAGCCACGAACCTGCCGCGAGTCGAGGTCGAGGTCGTCTCGACCGTCGTCCGCGAACGCGAAGCGCCGGCTCCGGCGGCGGTCGTCGCCGTCGCCGTCGAGAGCCCGCCGATCGCCCGGCCCCGGCCGATCGAGCCGGTCGCGGCGCCCAAGCCGAGTCCGCCGCCGGCGCCGAAGCCGCTTCCGGTCTTGCCGGCGCGGTCGTTGTTCGACGATTCGGGGCTCGCCGCGCCGGTGGTTCCGCCGGAGGAGCGTCCCGCGCTGCTGGCGGCCCTCGCCGAGCAGGTGGCCGGCTGTCGCAAGTGCCCGCACCTGGCGGCGACGCGGACCCAGACGGTCTTCGCCGACGGCAGCCCGACGGCCCGGCTGATGTTCATCGGCGAGGCCCCCGGCGCCGACGAGGACCGGACCGGCGTCCCGTTCATCGGCAAGGCCGGGCAGTTGCTCACCGACATGATCACCAAGGGGATGGGCCTGGGTCGCCAGGACGTCTACATCGCCAACATCCTCAAGTGCCGGCCGCCCGAGAACCGCGACCCGACCCCCGAGGAGTCGGCGAACTGCTTCCCTTACCTCGAACGCCAGATCGAGATCGTCCGGCCCGAGTTCATCTGCCTGCTGGGGCGGATCGCCACGAGCACCCTCCTGCACACCGCCCTGAGCATGAGCCGACTGCGCGGCAGGTGGCATCGCGTCCATGGCGTGCCGACGATCGCCACGTATCACCCCGCATACCTGCTCCGCAACCCGGCCGCCAAGAAAGACGCCTGGGAAGACTTGCAAATGCTCATGCGAGCCATGGGGTTGGCTGTCCCGAAGCGGAAAGGTCCGGCCGAGTGA